The following proteins come from a genomic window of Nicotiana tomentosiformis chromosome 12, ASM39032v3, whole genome shotgun sequence:
- the LOC104088312 gene encoding uncharacterized protein isoform X1 produces MLRIARENNVRPTWILDDIWVKLLEYWKSLKFEKKSRQGRAARMSDKGGSVHTGGSISMAAHRKRLAKGRPVTHDEVFEETHMKKLKDGTKTTWVETHAETTHNNFKQILEEFIQSQPTDDQDRPIQPTQEELMDMWIKAVGGVHKGRAYGLGLEFSLSHRTSGLCGSYSSSHCSIDVDEFEQLNWKVANITEFYMQERAAREEEAKRRKEKDRRREEEERQKGEEMRRKDEALRLVTSDVESLMSQINSLLASGAFPLPRSPALSDDN; encoded by the exons ATGCTTCGGATTGCTCGAGAAAATAATGTGAGGCCAACTTGGATTCTTGATGATATATGGGTTAAACTTCTTGAATATTGGAAATCTCTGAAATTTGAGAAGAAGAGCCGCCAGGGAAGGGCAGCCCGTATGTCCGACAAGGGTGGCTCTGTGCACACGGGGGGTTCAATTAGTATGGCGGCTCATCGAAAAAGATTG GCTAAAGGAAGACCAGTTACTCATGATGAAGTGTTTGAAGAGACCCACATGAAGAAGTTGAAGGATGGAACAAAAACAACTTGGGTCGAGACGCATGCTGAGACAACCCAT AACAATTTCAAACAAATCTTGGAGGAGTTCATTCAAAGTCAGCCGACTGATGATCAAGATAGGCCAATCCAACCAACTCAAGAGGAGCTCATGGACATGTGGATTAAGGCAGTTGGTGGCGTGCATAAGGGAAGAGCCTACGGCCTTGGATTAGAGTTTAGTCTCAGTCATCGTACTTCTGGATTGTGTGGTTCTTATTCTTCCTCACATTGCTCGATTGATGTGGATGAGTTTGAGCAATTGAATTGGAAGGTGGCGAATATTACTGAGTTTTATATGCAAGAAAGGGCTGCAAGGGAGGAAGAGGCAAAACGGAGGAAGGAAAAAGATAGGCGAAGAGAGGAAGAGGAAAGGCAAAAGGGGGAAGAAATGAGGCGAAAGGACGAGGCATTAAGACTTGTCACTAGTGATGTTGAAAGCCTCATGTCTCAAATAAACTCTCTCTTAGCATCTGGTGCATTTCCTCTGCCTCGTTCTCCGGCACTATCTGATGATAATTAA
- the LOC104088312 gene encoding uncharacterized protein isoform X2 gives MLRIARENNVRPTWILDDIWVKLLEYWKSLKFEKKSRQGRAARMSDKGGSVHTGGSISMAAHRKRLAKGRPVTHDEVFEETHMKKLKDGTKTTWVETHAETTHFIQSQPTDDQDRPIQPTQEELMDMWIKAVGGVHKGRAYGLGLEFSLSHRTSGLCGSYSSSHCSIDVDEFEQLNWKVANITEFYMQERAAREEEAKRRKEKDRRREEEERQKGEEMRRKDEALRLVTSDVESLMSQINSLLASGAFPLPRSPALSDDN, from the exons ATGCTTCGGATTGCTCGAGAAAATAATGTGAGGCCAACTTGGATTCTTGATGATATATGGGTTAAACTTCTTGAATATTGGAAATCTCTGAAATTTGAGAAGAAGAGCCGCCAGGGAAGGGCAGCCCGTATGTCCGACAAGGGTGGCTCTGTGCACACGGGGGGTTCAATTAGTATGGCGGCTCATCGAAAAAGATTG GCTAAAGGAAGACCAGTTACTCATGATGAAGTGTTTGAAGAGACCCACATGAAGAAGTTGAAGGATGGAACAAAAACAACTTGGGTCGAGACGCATGCTGAGACAACCCAT TTCATTCAAAGTCAGCCGACTGATGATCAAGATAGGCCAATCCAACCAACTCAAGAGGAGCTCATGGACATGTGGATTAAGGCAGTTGGTGGCGTGCATAAGGGAAGAGCCTACGGCCTTGGATTAGAGTTTAGTCTCAGTCATCGTACTTCTGGATTGTGTGGTTCTTATTCTTCCTCACATTGCTCGATTGATGTGGATGAGTTTGAGCAATTGAATTGGAAGGTGGCGAATATTACTGAGTTTTATATGCAAGAAAGGGCTGCAAGGGAGGAAGAGGCAAAACGGAGGAAGGAAAAAGATAGGCGAAGAGAGGAAGAGGAAAGGCAAAAGGGGGAAGAAATGAGGCGAAAGGACGAGGCATTAAGACTTGTCACTAGTGATGTTGAAAGCCTCATGTCTCAAATAAACTCTCTCTTAGCATCTGGTGCATTTCCTCTGCCTCGTTCTCCGGCACTATCTGATGATAATTAA
- the LOC104088311 gene encoding putative pentatricopeptide repeat-containing protein At5g13230, mitochondrial — protein MLRYALGRRQTWTEFATSHFWVLFRHCHISSQALHLTKQQNTNLEIPSFDSSAYANVLQSCIMNRDFIAGKALHCDILKRGECLDLFGQNILLNLYGKSELLHDAVRLFDEMPMRNVVSFVTLLQCFLQAEQYIAAVELFVRLHREGHELNPFVFTTILKVFVSMDEAEMGSSIHACIYKLGHDSNPFVSTALIDSYSVLGLVDFARDVFDGIIDKDMVSWTGMITCYAENDKFDETLGCFSQMRMAGWIPNNYTFASVMKACLGLEAINVGKSFHGCVLKTRYEMDPSVGISLLDLYCKSGDLNDAARVFQEIPERDVVHWSFIIARYSQSDRCDEALEFFSQMRRALVAPNQFTFASVLHACASVEALNLGRQIHCYVTKSGLNSDVFVTNALMDVYAKCGKVENAVSMFLETENRNEVSWNTIIVGHVQCGDGEKALNLFTDMLEAQVRASSVTYSSLLRACATLAALEPGLQIHSLTIKTTYNQDLAVGNALMDMYAKCGSIKDARLAFETMNERDVVSWNAMVSAYSMHGLGNEALNIFERMRKTEVKPNQLTFLGVLSSCSNSGSLNQGYAYLFLMLDDYGIEPSVEHYTCMVSLLGRLGHLDKAVKLIEDIPFEPSVMVWRALLGACVLHNEVELGKTAAQQVLELEPQDEATYVLLSNMYATSKRWNNVAFVRRSMKKKRLKKEPGLSWVEHQGSVHYFSVGDASHPDIKLIHGMLELFNLKSKGGGYVPNCDVVLLDVDDDEKTRLLWLHSERLALAFALLRTLPGSPIRIIKNLRICLDCHAAIKFISTMVQREIVIRDINRFHHFQNGACSCGDYW, from the coding sequence ATGCTGAGATACGCACTGGGCAGAAGGCAGACATGGACCGAATTTGCAACATCCCACTTCTGGGTTCTGTTTCGGCACTGCCATATCTCATCCCAAGCCCTCCATTTGACCAAACAACAAAACACGAATTTGGAAATTCCATCATTCGATTCTTCTGCATACGCCAATGTGCTTCAGAGTTGCATAATGAACAGGGATTTCATAGCCGGAAAGGCACTCCATTGCGACATTTTGAAGAGAGGTGAATGTTTAGACCTATTTGGGCAGAATATTTTGCTCAACTTGTATGGCAAGTCTGAGTTATTACATGATGCAGTTCGGCTGTTCGACGAAATGCCTATGAGAAACGTGGTTTCATTTGTTACTTTACTTCAGTGTTTTTTGCAGGCAGAGCAATACATTGCAGCTGTTGAATTGTTTGTTAGATTGCATAGAGAAGGTCATGAGCTGAACCCATTTGTATTCACAACAATCTTGAAAGTGTTTGTGAGTATGGATGAGGCAGAGATGGGTTCGAGCATTCATGCGTGTATTTATAAGCTTGGACATGACTCTAATCCTTTTGTCAGCACTGCCCTCATCGATTCTTACtctgttttgggacttgttgattTTGCAAGGGACGTTTTTGATGGCATTATTGATAAGGACATGGTTTCTTGGACAGGGATGATTACTTGCTATGCAGAAAATGATAAGTTTGATGAAACACTGGGATGCTTCTCTCAAATGAGGATGGCAGGTTGGATTCCAAACAACTATACATTCGCGAGTGTCATGAAGGCTTGCCTTGGTCTAGAGGCTATTAATGTGGGCAAGAGTTTTCATGGATGTGTATTGAAAACTAGGTATGAGATGGATCCTTCAGTTGGGATTTCGTTGCTTGACCTATACTGTAAATCTGGAGATCTGAATGATGCTGCACGTGTGTTTCAAGAGATTCCTGAACGTGATGTAGTTCATTGGAGTTTTATTATAGCGCGGTATTCACAAAGTGACCGCTGTGACGAGGCACTGGAATTTTTTTCCCAAATGAGGAGAGCATTAGTTGCTCCAAACCAGTTTACTTTTGCTAGTGTGCTGCATGCATGTGCATCAGTGGAGGCTTTAAACCTTGGTAGGCAAATCCATTGCTACGTGACAAAGTCTGGTCTTAATTCCGATGTGTTTGTTACAAATGCCCTCATGGATGTGTATGCTAAGTGCGGAAAGGTGGAAAATGCAGTAAGCATGTTTTTGGAGACCGAAAACAGAAATGAGGTATCATGGAACACTATTATTGTTGGCCATGTACAATGTGGAGATGGAGAGAAGGCGCTAAATCTATTTACGGATATGCTTGAAGCCCAAGTACGGGCTTCATCGGTGACATATTCTTCCCTGCTGCGTGCTTGTGCAACCCTAGCTGCATTGGAGCCAGGTCTTCAAATTCATTCTTTGACTATAAAAACCACTTACAATCAAGATCTTGCTGTTGGAAACGCTTTAATGGATATGTACGCAAAATGTGGGAGTATTAAAGATGCTCGTTTAGCATTTGAAACAATGAACGAGCGAGATGTTGTTTCATGGAATGCTATGGTTTCAGCATATTCCATGCATGGTCTTGGGAATGAGGCTCTCAATATCTTTGAGAGAATGCGCAAAACGGAAGTCAAGCCTAATCAATTAACAtttcttggtgttctttcatcTTGTAGCAATTCAGGATCTTTGAATCAAGGATATGCCTATCTCTTTTTAATGCTAGATGATTATGGTATTGAACCGTCCGTTGAGCATTACACATGCATGGTATCACTTTTGGGGCGCTTAGGTCACCTTGATAAGGCTGTTAAGTTGATTGAAGACATCCCATTTGAGCCAAGTGTCATGGTATGGCGTGCTTTGCTTGGGGCCTGTGTTCTTCATAATGAAGTTGAGCTTGGGAAAACAGCTGCTCAGCAAGTGCTTGAATTGGAACCACAAGATGAAGCAACTTATGTGTTGTTATCAAATATGTATGCCACTTCGAAAAGGTGGAATAATGTAGCTTTTGTTCGGAGAAGCATGAAGAAGAAACGACTAAAGAAGGAACCAGGACTTAGTTGGGTTGAACACCAGGGCAGTGTTCATTATTTCTCTGTTGGTGATGCTTCACATCCTGATATCAAACTTATACATGGAATGTTGGAATTGTTTAACTTGAAAAGTAAGGGGGGAGGCTATGTTCCTAATTGTGATGTTGTTCTACTTGATGTAGACGATGATGAAAAGACACGCCTCCTGTGGTTACATAGTGAGAGATTAGCTTTAGCCTTTGCTTTACTTAGAACGCTGCCTGGAAGCCCAATCCGGATTATAAAAAATCTACGAATATGTTTGGACTGTCATGCAGCAATCAAGTTTATATCAACAATGGTGCAGCGAGAAATTGTTATAAGAGATATAAATAGGTTTCACCACTTCCAAAATGGAGCTTGTTCATGTGGTGATTACTGGTGA